A single Parabacteroides timonensis DNA region contains:
- a CDS encoding response regulator produces MKKSILLVDDKPEIAKIIMLYLSSLYDVRYEENPIKAITWLNEGNMPDGIISDLNMPEMNGEEFLCYLKANALFSHIPVLILSSVESSSNRIRLFEEGAEDFILKPFNPEELRVRVKRLLR; encoded by the coding sequence ATGAAGAAGTCGATTCTTTTGGTTGATGATAAGCCTGAGATAGCGAAGATTATAATGCTCTATCTGTCCTCATTATATGATGTCAGATATGAAGAGAATCCTATTAAAGCAATCACATGGCTCAATGAAGGTAACATGCCGGACGGAATTATTTCCGACCTTAATATGCCGGAGATGAACGGAGAGGAGTTTTTATGTTATTTAAAAGCAAATGCACTTTTCAGTCATATCCCTGTACTGATTCTATCGAGCGTAGAAAGCAGTTCTAACAGAATACGTCTATTTGAGGAAGGTGCTGAAGATTTTATACTGAAACCTTTTAACCCCGAAGAATTAAGGGTAAGGGTTAAAAGGCTATTGAGATAA
- a CDS encoding GumC family protein, translating into MNVPLYIVRFLHRIRYQIIFGSLIVTALVAYFSQFIQKKYTVNTSIYTGIASTSGLEDDNKLSFFELNSTFDNLINLTKAKGTLEKVSTRLFAINMINGDPEKDNLYITAKNYNALTKIVPEEVTKLIDKKSLDKTIDNLNKYKKEEPGNFLFGLFNWSHPNYSYNALKSVNVKRINNSDLIEISFQSTDPGIAMNTVKLITEELMQSYDGIRYKSANDVVLYYEKELKVLRSKLDQMENSLTEYNIDNKVINYTEQTKAIAIAYTNYEDRYEASLREYESSSKLIALLEGRMDTRSKLFKTNTEFIEALDRVSTINGKITEIETFSSNNTQDNNPELLQYKEKMSETEKEIEKLSNNINEYKYTKEGIAIETMVDQWLAEVIRNTKAKAELEILNKRKKEFEEQYKTYSPIGTQINRKEREIRITEESYLEVLHGLNLAKLKQKNIQLTSATLNVITPATFPLISDGSKRAILVIAAFMGSIIFIIGCNLVIELLDRTLRDAERTQRLTNTPVLGAFTGNMQLRFRGYRKACNRISAGYACNKLNSKLTAVKPMIINLISLEEKEGKTFVANYLKEEWEEQGLTVKYLIAGKDFRLDPSYLLAEGFDRFLTEEKRPNILLIEYPAILKSNLPTSLLDQASFNIVVTNACRVWKNSDEVALNHLKERSGSVPLYIYLNNATREAVEDFTGPLPPYSSMRSLSSRLLYLGLTTHNTAVK; encoded by the coding sequence ATGAATGTACCCCTTTATATAGTACGTTTTCTACATAGAATACGCTATCAAATAATTTTTGGCAGTTTGATAGTAACAGCTTTAGTGGCCTACTTTTCACAATTTATTCAAAAAAAATATACAGTAAATACCAGCATATATACCGGTATCGCTTCTACTTCAGGATTAGAGGATGACAATAAATTAAGCTTTTTTGAATTAAACAGTACTTTTGACAACCTTATTAATCTGACAAAAGCCAAAGGAACCCTGGAAAAAGTTTCGACCCGTCTATTTGCCATAAACATGATAAATGGAGACCCGGAAAAAGACAATCTTTATATTACTGCCAAGAATTACAACGCATTAACCAAAATTGTTCCGGAAGAGGTTACAAAGTTGATCGATAAAAAGTCGTTAGATAAAACAATTGACAATCTGAATAAATATAAAAAAGAGGAACCCGGTAATTTCTTATTCGGTCTTTTTAACTGGAGCCACCCGAATTACAGCTATAATGCACTTAAATCTGTAAATGTAAAACGCATAAACAACAGTGATCTGATTGAAATATCCTTTCAATCGACGGATCCGGGCATAGCAATGAATACCGTAAAGTTGATCACAGAAGAACTAATGCAATCATATGATGGAATACGCTATAAATCAGCGAATGATGTAGTTTTATATTATGAGAAAGAGCTGAAAGTATTACGTAGTAAACTTGATCAGATGGAAAATTCATTAACCGAATATAATATTGACAATAAGGTAATCAACTATACCGAACAAACAAAAGCAATTGCTATTGCCTACACCAATTATGAGGATCGGTATGAAGCGTCTTTACGAGAATATGAAAGTTCATCCAAGCTGATAGCTTTATTAGAAGGACGAATGGACACACGCTCGAAGTTGTTCAAAACAAATACCGAATTTATTGAAGCCTTAGATCGTGTCTCAACTATCAATGGAAAAATAACGGAAATCGAAACATTCAGTAGTAATAATACCCAAGATAATAATCCGGAGTTACTACAATACAAAGAAAAAATGAGTGAAACCGAAAAAGAAATAGAAAAACTTTCTAATAATATAAACGAATATAAATATACAAAAGAAGGTATCGCTATTGAAACCATGGTTGATCAATGGTTGGCAGAAGTGATACGAAACACAAAAGCAAAAGCCGAACTGGAAATACTTAATAAAAGAAAAAAAGAATTTGAAGAACAGTATAAGACATACTCTCCTATCGGAACGCAGATAAACAGAAAAGAACGTGAAATACGCATTACCGAAGAATCTTATTTGGAAGTGTTGCACGGATTAAACCTGGCAAAGCTGAAACAAAAAAATATTCAACTAACCTCAGCAACATTGAATGTAATTACACCGGCGACTTTCCCTTTGATAAGTGATGGAAGTAAACGTGCGATTTTAGTTATAGCGGCATTTATGGGTAGCATTATTTTTATCATCGGATGCAATCTGGTCATAGAATTACTGGATCGAACCTTACGGGATGCAGAGCGCACGCAACGGCTGACCAATACGCCTGTTTTAGGTGCATTTACAGGAAATATGCAATTAAGATTCCGCGGTTACAGAAAAGCATGCAACCGAATATCTGCCGGTTACGCCTGTAATAAGTTAAACAGCAAATTGACAGCCGTAAAACCAATGATTATCAATTTGATAAGTTTAGAAGAGAAAGAAGGTAAAACCTTTGTAGCCAACTACCTGAAAGAAGAATGGGAAGAGCAGGGATTAACGGTCAAATATTTAATAGCCGGCAAAGACTTCCGATTAGATCCGTCTTATTTATTAGCAGAAGGATTCGATCGTTTTTTAACAGAAGAAAAGAGACCCAACATCCTGCTAATAGAATACCCGGCTATTTTAAAGAGCAATTTACCGACCTCTTTACTCGACCAGGCCTCCTTCAACATCGTTGTAACCAATGCCTGTAGGGTTTGGAAAAACAGCGATGAAGTTGCATTAAATCATTTAAAAGAAAGATCCGGCTCCGTGCCACTGTATATTTATTTAAACAATGCTACCAGAGAAGCCGTAGAAGACTTTACCGGGCCGCTTCCCCCCTATTCGTCTATGCGAAGTCTCAGTAGCAGACTATTGTATTTGGGATTAACGACTCATAATACTGCTGTCAAATAA
- a CDS encoding TolC family protein — protein sequence MKKLLIFIFLFIYISYNFGQDKITTVKNDISATNTDSIQSVLDNYEHVELPPLSVFLASAYDHPSVQIFEAKRDEEQATLKDAQSKWLNYFRISGLYQYGQLAALSKNTDMESSMYAFDTKAQNQFNIGMVLSVPIGDLFGQKQKTRAQKARLRQIEYEYEISIEERKLKILEAYNQVVQQLAVLKAKSDAAALYNAQMKISEQDFINGKISIIDLSLERSRRSSAVVSYQEGRAALHNSITLLEMLTNVKIMNK from the coding sequence ATGAAAAAATTACTGATATTCATATTCCTATTTATTTATATATCATATAACTTCGGACAAGATAAAATAACGACAGTTAAAAATGATATATCTGCAACAAATACAGACTCTATCCAATCGGTATTAGATAATTACGAGCACGTCGAATTACCTCCGCTTTCCGTATTCCTGGCATCGGCCTACGACCATCCCTCTGTTCAGATATTTGAAGCTAAGCGGGATGAAGAACAGGCTACTTTAAAAGATGCTCAAAGTAAATGGCTTAACTATTTCCGTATCTCAGGCTTATACCAATACGGACAACTGGCAGCTCTCAGCAAAAATACGGATATGGAAAGCTCAATGTATGCGTTCGACACCAAAGCTCAAAATCAATTTAATATAGGAATGGTCTTATCTGTTCCTATTGGTGATTTATTCGGACAAAAGCAAAAGACCCGAGCCCAAAAAGCCCGACTTCGTCAAATAGAATATGAATATGAAATATCTATTGAAGAAAGAAAATTAAAAATCCTGGAAGCGTATAATCAAGTTGTTCAACAATTGGCTGTACTGAAAGCAAAATCGGATGCAGCAGCATTATATAATGCACAAATGAAAATCTCCGAACAAGATTTCATCAATGGAAAAATCAGTATTATCGACCTCTCGCTGGAAAGAAGCAGACGTTCGTCAGCCGTCGTTTCTTATCAGGAAGGACGAGCAGCCCTACATAATTCCATTACATTATTGGAAATGCTGACAAACGTAAAAATAATGAATAAATAA
- a CDS encoding sugar transferase, producing MEYIFWGNNIPLAAHLRETLQCKISECITFLQIKSSLSSIGEIDFCVFLERQEMETDIPTITQLHKLYPDLYIILISDNLKKEDKIPYLKAGIDCMISKESSKEDLQKLLSVISDFKKKAKIKREKQISLAEFKLPIWKRTFDILASSTAILMLFPILVTTALLIRLESNGKIVYKSKRVGCNYKIFDFYKFRSMYSDADKRLAEYKKLNQYTKETSEEEIKDSSSAPEISQETLLADNDQDILLFSDNLSTSENNYLKTKRNERSNAFFKIENDPRITHIGHIIRKYSIDELPQLFNILKGDMSVVGNRPLPLYEAELLTSDEYVKRFMAPAGLTGLWQVEKRGGAGKMSAEERKQLDIKYAKEFSFRMDMKIIFKTFTAFIQKENV from the coding sequence ATGGAGTACATTTTTTGGGGGAATAATATTCCTTTGGCTGCTCATTTGCGGGAAACTCTGCAGTGCAAAATTTCTGAATGTATCACTTTCCTGCAAATAAAATCAAGTTTATCCTCTATAGGAGAGATTGATTTCTGCGTATTTCTTGAGAGGCAAGAAATGGAAACAGACATACCTACAATTACTCAGCTCCATAAGCTATATCCTGACTTGTATATTATTTTAATTAGTGACAACCTAAAAAAAGAAGATAAGATACCTTATCTGAAAGCAGGTATTGATTGTATGATCTCTAAGGAATCGTCAAAGGAAGACTTACAAAAATTACTATCTGTTATTAGCGATTTCAAGAAAAAAGCCAAAATCAAACGAGAAAAACAAATATCTTTAGCAGAGTTCAAACTACCTATATGGAAACGAACATTTGATATTCTGGCTTCTTCCACAGCTATCCTTATGCTATTTCCCATATTAGTAACGACGGCTCTTCTCATCAGATTAGAAAGTAATGGTAAAATTGTGTACAAATCAAAACGGGTTGGTTGTAACTATAAAATTTTCGATTTTTATAAATTCCGTTCAATGTATTCGGACGCAGATAAGCGACTTGCTGAATATAAAAAGCTGAATCAATATACCAAAGAAACGTCTGAAGAAGAGATCAAAGACTCTTCTTCAGCTCCTGAGATATCTCAGGAGACACTTTTAGCTGATAATGACCAGGATATCCTTCTATTTTCCGACAATTTAAGTACATCTGAAAACAATTACCTAAAAACAAAACGAAATGAGCGTTCTAACGCTTTTTTCAAAATAGAAAATGATCCGCGTATAACCCATATCGGTCACATCATCAGAAAATATAGTATAGATGAACTTCCGCAACTGTTCAATATACTAAAAGGTGATATGTCTGTTGTAGGAAATCGTCCTCTCCCCCTTTATGAAGCAGAATTACTTACCAGTGATGAATATGTGAAACGCTTCATGGCTCCCGCCGGCCTAACAGGACTTTGGCAGGTTGAGAAACGCGGTGGTGCAGGAAAGATGTCTGCCGAGGAACGAAAACAACTGGATATCAAGTACGCGAAAGAATTCTCTTTTCGTATGGATATGAAGATCATTTTCAAAACATTTACTGCATTCATCCAGAAAGAGAATGTGTAA